GCGAGACTGAGATTGCCCGCGTCGTACGAAATGCGCTCGCCGAAGACAAGGCCAGCGCCGATATCACGACGCAGGCAATCTTTGCAGCCCCGGCGCGCGCGGGTGGCAGAATCTTCGTCAAAAGTGATTGTGTCGTCTGCGGCGTGAATGTTGCGCTGCAGACTTTTCGCTATTTTGATCAGGGAATGCAATTTCAGGTCGAAGCGGCCGATGGCGATACGCTTAAGGCCGGCGCCACAGTTTTACGTCTGAACGGTGATATTCGGGCGATTCTGCGCGGTGAGCGTGTCGCGCTCAATTTTCTCGCGTTCATGAGCAGCATCGCCACACGCACGAACCGCGTGCAGCTCAATGCGAGCCAATATGGCGTGCGCGTGCTCGATACGCGCAAGACGGTACCGATGCTGCGTTCTGTCTCAAAATATTCCGTCGTCAAAGGCGGAGGTCTCAATCATCGCCACGATCTTTCTGAAATGGGTCTCATCAAAGACAACCACATTGCGCAGGCGGGGTCGGTCACCGCGGCGATTCTGGCGTTTAAACGCCATGCGCCCTTCACACCTCTCGAAGTTGAAGTCGACACACTGGCGCAGTTAGCCGAAGCGCTGCCGCTCAAGCCCGAAATGGTGCTGCTCGACAATATGGATAACGCGACGATGGCCGAGGCTATGAAAATGATCCGCGCAGCCAATCTGACGAATGGCACCAAAATCACGGCAGAAGCCTCGGGCGGCTTTACCCTCGATAACCTCGACCGTCTGAAAAATACAGGCGTCGATTATGTCAGTCTCGGCTCAATCACAAATGTCATAGAACCACCCGATTTCAGCTTGGAAATACTCGATTAACGGATTCCCGCGTCGGTCGGGTTGTAGCGGTAGACTTCTGTGTAAGGCAGACCCAGGCCGCCAAGATCTTTCAGTGTGAAACTGATAAAAACTGTCTGTTCGAGAAAACTCGTTCGGTCGCGCAGGTAAGTGCCCGTGTAGATGGTGCGGCGGTTAGAGGCAAAACTTATCCTGAGCAGCCATTTGTGCAGGTCGTGCTCGATGCTGGCGAAAAAGCTCTCCATGTTCAAGATGCGGTTATTGCGCGCATTCGGGTCAAACGGATTCAGCGATTTCACGAGGTCGTCGAAGAACGGCACATGCGCAGGGTTAACCGATTGGTAGCGTTCAAACTGATCGGCAATCGAATTGAGTGCAAGCCGCAGTCGCCAGAAATCGTGTAACTGAATGTCGGTTTCGAAGCCGAGCCGCAGGTTCGACTCGGCAATATTGATAAAGTTGTGGCGGTAGGTTGAAGTAATTTTGAAAAGCGTCAGTTCGCGCATGAGTGGCAGGCGATAGCCGCCCAGGCGATAATAGAACTGAAAGTCGTTCGTGTTCATTGTATCGAACTGTATGGAGTACGCCGCATTGTTCAGAATGCCGACTCCGTTGAAGTGGTTGTATTTGCGTTGGTTGAGCCCATAGAGATTAACCGTGAAACCGCGTATAAAATCGTAATCCGCCTGAGTGCGCGACAAAAGATCAGACCAGCGTTCTTGTTCTTTGAGGGGTATCGGGTAGGGTCGCAGATCGCGCGTTGCCGAAAAAGAAATGAGCGCATAGGGGTTGAGGTCTGAGACCACCGACGCAGTCACCGCGTGGGCGCGGTCGTGGTTAAAGGTCAGGTCTTGCCCCTGGTCGGCAAACGAATAGCGGCGCACGTGAACACCCTGCGCATAGAGCAGCGGATAGCCAATACGCAGCGTGTTATTGGTGAAAAGGTAACCATACGTCTGTCGCGCCATTTCGCGCCGCAGCAGCGGGTCGTCGAGGTCGGTGTAGTTGTACTGGGTGCCGAGGCCAGCCGACGGCACAAAATTGATCCAGGGCAGAAAAGCAAAATAGAAACTGACCTGGTCAAACAAATCATTGCGCATAAAGGCTTTGACCGGTACCGAATTGATGTCACGGTAATAGCGGCTGAACTGCGAGTTCAGATGAATGCGGTTCATGATTCCCTTAAAAAAACCTTCGCTGCCGCGCACGAGGTAGGTGCGGTGCGAGACTGTCAGCTCAGGCGAGAGGTCGTAGATCGGCGCATACTTTGAATCGGCGTCATTGGAGGCCTGGTACCAGGCGAGCTGTCTGATCGCGCGCAGCGAAATCTGCGTGTCTTTGCTCGTATGCGTGATGCCGGCCTCCCAGTTGAGAATATTCGTCTGCAGGGTTTGCTGCGTGAAGCGTGGCCTGTAGATCGCGTTCAGCGTCATGTCGGGCTCATAGCGCTCGCCGAACTCAAGTTCAAAGTTACGGTGCTTGTAATGTTGAAAGCGCGCATAGGCCGATGTCACCGAGTCGTCTTTTAACGACCTGTGCAGATTGCCCTTAACATCTGCCCGCACTTTGTACCAGAAATATTCGCTCGTGCCATAGCTGCCGTCTGGCTGCAGCACCTGATTTGTCACCACAGTCGTACCCGTGCTGTCGGTCGTCGTGCGCCGCGCCTTGAAGTTTGAAATCGCCAGATCGAATGTGTACTTCAGGTCAGGGTCGTCGCGCTGCAGAACGGTGCCAAACAGGTAGCCGGTCTTTTCATACCAGTCGAACATGAGTTTCCCTTTTTTCGGGGTGAACTGATTTTTTTCGGCCGCAGGGTTCGAGAAGTTCCAGGTGTTCTGCAGAAAATGCCCGCGCGTGAGATTGTTACCGTATTGAGTGATAACCCCCGTGCCGGTATCGGACTGCAGCAGCAAAGGCCAGTAAAAGACCGGTGTCTGCCCGACGTAGTAGATCGCCGAAATCGCGGCAATCTCGTTATTTTTATAGATCCACAGTTTTTTCGCCTTGAAGTAGTAGTGCGGGTACTTTTCATCGCAGGTCGTGAAGAAGGCGTCGCGCGCGATATAGCGGTTCGTCTCGATCTGTTTGATGACGCTGCCCGACAAAAAAAACGGATCGGCGGCCGCGCGCGACGAATAGACAACCCCGGCGCTGTGCTTGTTGTCGAAATAGAATTTTTCGCCCGACAACCGGTTCTCACCGGCTTCGAACGACACTTTGCCTTCGCCGAAAATTTCGCCCGTGCGGGTGTTGATTTTTACCGTTTCGGCCCGCAGGTATGCCATGCCCGAGCGCACAATAATGCCCCCGCGCAGAATAAAGATACCTTCGTCGCCTTCACCGACGGTCACATATTCGGCTTCAGAAGCCCTGATGATTTCTATTGCACCGTTGCCGTTTTGGTTGTTTTGCGCACCTATGGGAGAGCTCACCCAAAAGCTGCAAAAGAGAATTGCGGCAGATAAACCGCGGATAGCCGCCAGCCGCTGAAACACGCAATGTAGAGCGGGGCGGGCCGATACGCCGTCAAATAAAGTATGTGTAGAGACGCGAGAGCGATTGAGCATCCAGCGTCTCGATCATGGGTGTTTTCAGAGTCGGATGCAGAAAGTTCAGCCAGGTGCAAGTGAGGGCAATGCGGTCGCCGTGTTTTTTAAGTTTCTGGCCGCCGTACTTCAGATCTCCCAGCAGGGGTGAGCCGTGTGCAGCAAAAAGTGCCCTGATCTGGTGAAATTTGCCGCCTTCAATTTCCACTTCATATTCGTGAAAACCGTGCGCAGAACTGCAGAGCGTCGCCGTCAGCGTGTAGACGCCCGCATCAGCGCCCTGGTAGTCGGGGCCAACCCGCCGGGCCATACGGTCGACTTTGCGCATGGTCGCTGTGAGTATGATACGTTCAGATCTCCCTTTAGCGCCCTGAAGCGCAGTGCTCGTCATTACCCGGTAGCGTTTTTCAAATCGGCCTTGCCGAATCTGTTCTGAGAGGCGGGCCGCAGCTTTCGAGGTGCGCGCGAGTACCATTAGCCCCGACGCGGGCCGGTCGAGCCTCTGCACCGCAGCGCAGAAGACATTTCCAGGTTTGTTGAATTTGTGTTTCAGGTATGCGGCGAAAATATCGTTCACCGACGCATCTCCCGTTTCATCGCTTTGCGAAAGCCAACCCGCCGGCTTGAAGATGACGAGCAGATGATTGTCTTCGTGCACGATCAGCGGCCTGACGGCCGCGATAATCCCCGCTGACCCTGTTATTTTTACTATCCGACGCAGATCGAAGCCACCGTCTGACCCGAATATCTGTGAAGCGTCAAACACGTACCCCGGTGCAAAAGCCGGACACACAACCAAGAGTATTTTCAACCGCTGAAATTCTGCGCCTGCTGCGAGAGATTCCCGGCATCACTGAACAGAAAGCGGGGCAGCTGCGCCGCCATTGGCAAATGCTGGTCGAATCAGACGACAAAACTGACCTCACGCGACTCGAATCGACGCATGAAATTGCCATCAAGCATTACCTCGACTGTGCCATGCCCCTCAAATTCACCTCGTTGCCTTCGCCCCTGCTCGACATTGGCAGCGGCGCGGGGTTTCCCGGGTTGGTTCTGAAAATACTATCGCCCGAAACCGAGGTGATTCTCGGCGAAGTGCGCCCGAAGCGCACGCGGTTCTTGCAGCAGGTAATCGACGAGCTTGGCCTGACCGGAGTTCAGGTCTTTGCGCACCGCATTGGGCCGCAGTTTCCCCTTGAAATTCAGGGTGTGGCGACGCGGGCGCTCGAGAGTTGCCGCGACACGCTTTACCGGGTTGCGCCGTTCTTGCCGGCCGGCGGGCGCGTGCTGCTGCTTAAGGGGCCGAAAGGCGACGAAGAAATCGCCGAAGCGCTTGCCGAGATGAAAGATTTTGCGCACGAAAAGACCTACAGCTACAACCTCGCCGATACCCGAAACGAGCGCCGTCTGGTGATTATGCGCCGCGAACGCGAGAGTGTCAGAAAAACCGGCGAGTCAAACACGGGCGCGCCGAAATCAACAGGGCGCGTGACAGAAATTACCTCGCGCGCAAATGAGCAGTTCAAAAGCCTTCTGTCACTCACCGAGGCCAAGGGCATTCGCAAAGAAAAGCTCTTTCTCGTCAGCGGCGAAAAACTCGTGCAAGAAATTCTCACGACAGACCGGCTTCGGGCGCAGTTGCAAACATTGCTCGTGTCATCTGAGATGCCCCGCGCCGAAACGGGCGCGAATACCCTGGTGCTTTCGCCAGCCTTATTTCGTGAGGTGGATGTATCGGGTACTCGCTCTGCGATCGGCGTGATGCAGCTGCCCGGCATTTCTGCCTGGCAGCCGACCGCTGAGACAAGCGGCGTAACCGTGTTTTTACCGTTTCAAGACCCTGCGAACATCGGTGCCGCGATTCGCTCGGCCGCCGCGTTCGGCGCGCGCCGGGTTGTGCTCACCGAAGAGGCTGCTTCACCTTTTTTGCCCAAATCGGTGCGCGCGGCGGCGAATGCGCTCTTTCACGTCGAACTGATGCGCGGGCCGCGCCTGTCTGAGGTCGTGAAATCAGTACCGGGAATCTTCAGGCTCGACATGCAGGGCGAGCCGCTGCACAGCGTCAGGTTTGCCGCTGCGGTGAATCTGCTCGCGGGCGTCGAGGGTTATGGATTCACCGACCGCGGTGGCAGCATACCGATTACCATACCGATGCAGACCGGCGTCGAATCACTGAACGCGCAAACCGCGCTGAGTATTGCGCTCTACGAAATACAGCGAAGGCAACTGGCAGAAAAATGAGCTGCATTCTCTGCGGGGGCAGGCTGACACCGCGTCTCAGCAAAGCGGGGCGCGATGCAAAAAACTACAATATAGCAGAGTGTCTGAATTGCGGGGTCTGGCAGATTGCTCCCATGCCGTCTGAGGCTGAACTGAACGCGCTCTATCAAAGCGATTACTTTAAGGTGCGCAGCGACCGGGGTTACGCAGACTATGCGTCAGACAAAATCTATCGATCAGTGGTTTCGACGCTCGAAAAAAACCTGCGCGATCTGAATTTTTTCTCCTGGGAAAAATCGCTGAACGGACCCAAACACCTGC
The sequence above is a segment of the Turneriella parva DSM 21527 genome. Coding sequences within it:
- a CDS encoding LPS-assembly protein LptD encodes the protein MFQRLAAIRGLSAAILFCSFWVSSPIGAQNNQNGNGAIEIIRASEAEYVTVGEGDEGIFILRGGIIVRSGMAYLRAETVKINTRTGEIFGEGKVSFEAGENRLSGEKFYFDNKHSAGVVYSSRAAADPFFLSGSVIKQIETNRYIARDAFFTTCDEKYPHYYFKAKKLWIYKNNEIAAISAIYYVGQTPVFYWPLLLQSDTGTGVITQYGNNLTRGHFLQNTWNFSNPAAEKNQFTPKKGKLMFDWYEKTGYLFGTVLQRDDPDLKYTFDLAISNFKARRTTTDSTGTTVVTNQVLQPDGSYGTSEYFWYKVRADVKGNLHRSLKDDSVTSAYARFQHYKHRNFELEFGERYEPDMTLNAIYRPRFTQQTLQTNILNWEAGITHTSKDTQISLRAIRQLAWYQASNDADSKYAPIYDLSPELTVSHRTYLVRGSEGFFKGIMNRIHLNSQFSRYYRDINSVPVKAFMRNDLFDQVSFYFAFLPWINFVPSAGLGTQYNYTDLDDPLLRREMARQTYGYLFTNNTLRIGYPLLYAQGVHVRRYSFADQGQDLTFNHDRAHAVTASVVSDLNPYALISFSATRDLRPYPIPLKEQERWSDLLSRTQADYDFIRGFTVNLYGLNQRKYNHFNGVGILNNAAYSIQFDTMNTNDFQFYYRLGGYRLPLMRELTLFKITSTYRHNFINIAESNLRLGFETDIQLHDFWRLRLALNSIADQFERYQSVNPAHVPFFDDLVKSLNPFDPNARNNRILNMESFFASIEHDLHKWLLRISFASNRRTIYTGTYLRDRTSFLEQTVFISFTLKDLGGLGLPYTEVYRYNPTDAGIR
- the nadC gene encoding carboxylating nicotinate-nucleotide diphosphorylase, producing MATKTPGGEKRKGRILPLFAGLRRRRAEPDATVQQTGTQLFRQMVSYVRDRAKERHIGWSLIPALVTLRIVATENLRAIRTAFENGISAEKPVHPDLLAEFLEMRRYFTAAVVYKAAENWKPQHAERKQARVIDDLLDDLQFLSENNAWDWVSFHETEFEFFLQIANMSRFTTARFVLNRIRRDYLDSVLAYNKNFWNMQNAVGVYRTVLKLIREGRPAEAEGEILQFFTQNDLAIVQYYTSQVSAKGFEITPQQYRETDRPVYASPMAELSETEIARVVRNALAEDKASADITTQAIFAAPARAGGRIFVKSDCVVCGVNVALQTFRYFDQGMQFQVEAADGDTLKAGATVLRLNGDIRAILRGERVALNFLAFMSSIATRTNRVQLNASQYGVRVLDTRKTVPMLRSVSKYSVVKGGGLNHRHDLSEMGLIKDNHIAQAGSVTAAILAFKRHAPFTPLEVEVDTLAQLAEALPLKPEMVLLDNMDNATMAEAMKMIRAANLTNGTKITAEASGGFTLDNLDRLKNTGVDYVSLGSITNVIEPPDFSLEILD
- the rsmG gene encoding 16S rRNA (guanine(527)-N(7))-methyltransferase RsmG, translated to MKRQTRTPVQKPDTQPRVFSTAEILRLLREIPGITEQKAGQLRRHWQMLVESDDKTDLTRLESTHEIAIKHYLDCAMPLKFTSLPSPLLDIGSGAGFPGLVLKILSPETEVILGEVRPKRTRFLQQVIDELGLTGVQVFAHRIGPQFPLEIQGVATRALESCRDTLYRVAPFLPAGGRVLLLKGPKGDEEIAEALAEMKDFAHEKTYSYNLADTRNERRLVIMRRERESVRKTGESNTGAPKSTGRVTEITSRANEQFKSLLSLTEAKGIRKEKLFLVSGEKLVQEILTTDRLRAQLQTLLVSSEMPRAETGANTLVLSPALFREVDVSGTRSAIGVMQLPGISAWQPTAETSGVTVFLPFQDPANIGAAIRSAAAFGARRVVLTEEAASPFLPKSVRAAANALFHVELMRGPRLSEVVKSVPGIFRLDMQGEPLHSVRFAAAVNLLAGVEGYGFTDRGGSIPITIPMQTGVESLNAQTALSIALYEIQRRQLAEK
- a CDS encoding RluA family pseudouridine synthase, producing MFDASQIFGSDGGFDLRRIVKITGSAGIIAAVRPLIVHEDNHLLVIFKPAGWLSQSDETGDASVNDIFAAYLKHKFNKPGNVFCAAVQRLDRPASGLMVLARTSKAAARLSEQIRQGRFEKRYRVMTSTALQGAKGRSERIILTATMRKVDRMARRVGPDYQGADAGVYTLTATLCSSAHGFHEYEVEIEGGKFHQIRALFAAHGSPLLGDLKYGGQKLKKHGDRIALTCTWLNFLHPTLKTPMIETLDAQSLSRLYTYFI